A part of Palaemon carinicauda isolate YSFRI2023 chromosome 8, ASM3689809v2, whole genome shotgun sequence genomic DNA contains:
- the LOC137645469 gene encoding uncharacterized protein produces MRKGSERWNEGVKMKVEEKKRVFEEWLQSNSVKKCERYREKNMEVKRKKHLARGKEVYATFMDLAKVYDRVDKEAMQSVMRLYGICGRLLQAVKILYIGNKVCIRIGNEVSEWFPMRSKFTRCTRRGGSAKLNVRLSGELLEEVDQFKYLCPVVAANGGVEAVVHQSVNEACKLLVAEKGVVKNRGLGVNVKRVLFEKVIAPTLTYGSELWGMKVTERQRLNVFVMKYLKSMADISLLDRVKNEVVRVRTVVRNVLAARVDINVLR; encoded by the exons ATGAGAAAGGGCAGTGaaaggtggaatgaaggagtgaagatgaaagtggaagagaaaaagagggtatttgaagaatggctgcagagtaatagtgttaAGAAGTGTGAAAGATAtcgagagaaaaatatggaagtaaaacgtaag AAACATTTAGCAAGAGGCAAGGAGGTGTATGCTACGTTTATGGATCTGGCAAAAGTTTATGATCGAGTAGATAAGGAGGCTATGCAgagtgtgatgaggttatatggaatttgtggaaggttgttgcaagcagtgaagattcTTTACATAGGTAATAAAgtgtgtattaggataggaaatgaagtgagcgagtggtttccaatgaga AGTAAGTTTACGAGATGCACGAGACGCGGAGGTAGTGCTAAGTTGAATGTCAGGTTGAGTGGAGAgctacttgaggaagtggatcagtttaagtatttgtgtcctgttgttgctgcaaatggtggagttgaagcagtTGTACATCAGAGTGTGAATGAAGCATGTAAACTGTTGGTGGCAgagaagggagtggtaaagaatagaggtttaggagtgaatgtaaagagagttctgtttgagaaagtgattgcaccaactctgacatatggatcggagttgtggggaatgaaagtgacagagagacagagattGAATGTATTTGTAATGAAGTATCTGAAGAGTATGGCTGATATATCTCtattagatagggttaagaacgaagtagtgagggttagaACTGTTGTAAGAAATGTTTTAGCTGcaagagtggatataaatgtgttaaggtag